A genomic region of Lysinibacillus sp. 2017 contains the following coding sequences:
- a CDS encoding nucleotidyltransferase family protein, translated as MNLELKLINLIESDYLLCSILKKAEELHLNDCWVAAGIIRNKVWDNLHTIQTDINDIDVIYFDDSDISLQREKALESKLNLLLPNQPWSVKNQARMHIKNGVDPYLSSYDGVAHFPETPTSIAIRIKNNEIEIIAPYGLQDLFEGRVRPTPPYQKGSKLHPIYLERIQNKKWNTIWSNLVIESQ; from the coding sequence ATGAATTTAGAATTAAAATTAATTAACCTAATCGAATCAGATTATTTATTATGTTCAATTTTAAAAAAGGCGGAAGAATTACATTTAAATGATTGCTGGGTGGCAGCTGGTATCATTAGAAATAAAGTTTGGGATAATTTACATACGATTCAAACCGACATCAATGATATTGACGTCATTTACTTTGATGATTCTGATATTTCATTACAGAGAGAAAAAGCATTAGAGTCAAAGTTAAACCTATTACTACCTAATCAGCCTTGGTCAGTAAAAAATCAAGCGCGAATGCATATTAAAAATGGCGTTGATCCATATTTATCCTCGTATGATGGGGTTGCCCATTTTCCCGAAACTCCAACATCTATTGCGATTCGTATAAAAAATAATGAAATAGAGATTATAGCTCCTTATGGTTTACAGGATTTATTTGAAGGGCGAGTTAGACCCACTCCTCCATACCAAAAAGGTTCCAAGCTCCATCCTATTTATTTAGAACGAATTCAAAATAAGAAGTGGAACACCATTTGGAGTAATTTAGTTATTGAATCTCAGTAA
- a CDS encoding GNAT family N-acetyltransferase: protein MIIRKYTENDEQGWLRCRVLSFLNTAYYDNVLKEKEVYENPSIELVAIMDNQVVGLIDIEYEKEPKSVCTTKDSLGGMIWHIAVHPDYQRKGIGEKLLEAAMKEAKELNLTYLEAWTRDDKWVQKWYEKMNFDQTTSYYHMYLEGNEIKTVQLPTRKSFYPVTMFAHYTGTDLEEFENLKRKHLCVCYVRSISYNTY, encoded by the coding sequence ATGATTATTCGTAAATATACAGAAAATGATGAACAAGGATGGTTACGCTGCCGAGTGTTATCATTTTTGAATACAGCCTATTATGACAATGTGTTAAAGGAAAAAGAAGTATATGAAAACCCTTCAATTGAACTAGTTGCTATTATGGATAATCAGGTTGTAGGATTAATCGATATTGAATATGAAAAAGAGCCAAAATCTGTTTGTACGACTAAAGACAGTTTAGGCGGAATGATTTGGCATATTGCGGTTCACCCAGATTATCAACGAAAGGGAATCGGAGAAAAGCTATTAGAAGCAGCGATGAAAGAAGCCAAAGAATTAAACCTAACTTATTTGGAAGCGTGGACGCGGGATGATAAATGGGTGCAAAAATGGTATGAAAAAATGAATTTTGATCAGACCACATCCTACTATCATATGTATCTTGAAGGGAATGAAATTAAGACAGTTCAGTTACCAACACGGAAAAGTTTTTATCCAGTTACAATGTTTGCGCACTATACGGGTACAGACTTAGAAGAGTTTGAAAATCTTAAAAGGAAACATCTTTGCGTTTGTTATGTGAGATCCATTTCTTACAACACCTACTGA
- a CDS encoding RNA polymerase sigma factor yields the protein MHNTDKLDALYRQHMKSLYYYLYKMCGNAELAEDLVQETFVRATIHLQQADADNAKAWLFQVARNTYLDEWRKLERRRKNPLFQLFLKPKEMVSPYGLPEHELVEKEYAQTLQVILAQLPEKYRTVYILREDEHLSNREISMLLQISEENSKVLLHRARKKINELMKREVDFYE from the coding sequence ATGCATAATACTGATAAATTAGATGCTCTTTATCGTCAGCATATGAAATCTTTGTATTATTACTTATATAAAATGTGCGGAAATGCCGAACTTGCTGAAGATTTAGTACAAGAAACCTTTGTCCGCGCTACGATTCATTTGCAACAAGCGGATGCTGATAATGCGAAAGCGTGGCTATTTCAAGTAGCAAGAAATACATATTTAGATGAATGGCGAAAATTAGAGCGTAGAAGAAAAAATCCACTTTTTCAATTATTTTTAAAACCAAAAGAAATGGTAAGTCCATACGGTTTGCCAGAGCATGAACTCGTTGAAAAGGAATATGCGCAAACATTGCAAGTGATTTTAGCACAATTACCTGAAAAATATCGGACGGTATATATTTTAAGAGAAGATGAGCATCTTTCTAATCGGGAAATTAGCATGCTCCTTCAAATTTCAGAGGAAAATAGTAAGGTGCTGCTACATCGAGCCCGCAAGAAAATCAATGAACTGATGAAGAGGGAGGTAGATTTTTATGAATGA
- a CDS encoding anti-sigma factor C-terminal domain-containing protein yields the protein MNEWTQEKEAKILKRSKWLLTIKIVRIIIIIAFIYWIYMLAITLISDATDTKNEDAYYARVATSMKYPNVYADFKSILGSSIRATGTQQFSNPLLKVVGKEEMLIGDVKVTKSLLNVFSHIQYEHPGRAVLNEFSFVLPNDANKNEDAEDEFSQTVWQRLEKLPEGTVTEMKFTTVDYMTPEALLKKVANYDLDVLWMPLFTGEFESFTPTAYGGSGKTVTVSDKIGLYGGHAHGKDFNGGSFIHTLNLEMMDESKDYYLMNLKEMLDKKESYYERFLGLSYLEERYEYIQSNGFEVYGAVVTGPTKELLKLRAENGIYQFQLGDVELWNWK from the coding sequence ATGAATGAGTGGACGCAGGAAAAAGAAGCTAAAATTTTAAAACGTTCCAAATGGTTATTAACGATTAAAATCGTACGGATTATCATAATCATTGCATTTATTTATTGGATTTATATGCTTGCTATCACGCTAATTTCTGATGCGACGGACACTAAAAATGAGGATGCGTATTATGCAAGAGTGGCAACGAGCATGAAATATCCGAATGTCTATGCGGATTTTAAAAGTATATTAGGTAGTTCTATTCGTGCAACGGGGACACAACAATTTTCTAATCCACTTTTGAAAGTTGTAGGGAAAGAGGAAATGTTAATTGGTGATGTAAAGGTTACGAAAAGTTTATTGAACGTCTTTTCACACATACAGTATGAACATCCAGGACGAGCAGTACTTAATGAATTTTCCTTTGTTTTACCGAATGATGCGAATAAAAATGAAGATGCTGAAGATGAATTCTCACAAACGGTTTGGCAACGACTTGAAAAGTTACCTGAAGGAACTGTAACTGAAATGAAATTTACAACAGTTGATTATATGACGCCAGAAGCATTGCTTAAAAAGGTAGCGAATTATGATCTAGATGTCCTTTGGATGCCATTGTTCACAGGGGAATTTGAAAGCTTTACCCCAACTGCATATGGGGGTTCGGGCAAGACAGTCACTGTTTCTGATAAAATTGGACTGTATGGCGGTCATGCACATGGTAAAGATTTTAATGGTGGTTCATTTATTCATACTTTAAATCTGGAGATGATGGATGAAAGCAAGGATTATTATCTAATGAACTTGAAAGAGATGTTGGATAAAAAAGAGAGCTACTATGAAAGGTTCCTTGGGCTAAGTTATTTAGAAGAACGATATGAATATATACAATCAAATGGTTTCGAAGTATATGGTGCAGTCGTAACAGGTCCCACAAAAGAATTGCTAAAGCTGCGCGCGGAAAATGGCATTTATCAATTCCAACTTGGAGATGTGGAATTATGGAATTGGAAATAA
- a CDS encoding S66 peptidase family protein yields the protein MLVKPKMLQPGDFVATVSPSWGGAGESELKWRYEQGVKRLEDLFGLKVIAMPNSLKGADYLYNSPQARAEDLMVAFKDEKIKGIIANIGGNDSIRLLPYIDFDVIRDNPKVFMGYSDVTIAHLFCLKAGISSFYGPAILTDFAENVEMHPYTMEAVQRTLFSNKVIGEISPAKEWTSERLEWEESNKNQSRTMQPNKGYELLQGTGLVQGRLIGGCMEVLEFAKGTELWPGENYWENSILFFETSEDKPQPSYLRYWLRNYAIQGILNKTKGIIFGKPQDESYYEEYKKEILTVMKEFHLESLPILYNASFGHTEPKFILPLGALAEINCDTISFAVLESGVE from the coding sequence ATGTTGGTAAAACCTAAAATGTTGCAGCCAGGGGATTTTGTTGCTACGGTAAGTCCTTCTTGGGGAGGGGCTGGAGAATCAGAGCTTAAATGGCGTTACGAACAGGGTGTAAAGAGATTAGAAGACCTTTTTGGTTTGAAAGTCATTGCGATGCCTAATAGTTTAAAAGGGGCAGACTATCTATATAACAGTCCACAAGCGCGGGCAGAAGATTTAATGGTTGCCTTTAAGGATGAAAAAATTAAAGGCATTATCGCGAATATCGGTGGAAATGATAGTATTCGTTTACTTCCTTATATTGACTTTGATGTGATCCGTGATAACCCAAAAGTGTTTATGGGATACTCGGACGTAACGATTGCCCATTTATTTTGCCTGAAAGCAGGAATTTCTTCTTTTTATGGACCCGCCATTTTAACAGACTTTGCTGAAAATGTAGAAATGCATCCATATACAATGGAAGCGGTACAGCGAACGCTCTTTTCAAATAAAGTAATTGGTGAAATTTCACCAGCTAAAGAATGGACGAGTGAACGTTTAGAGTGGGAAGAATCAAATAAAAATCAAAGTCGTACGATGCAGCCAAATAAAGGATATGAACTACTGCAAGGAACAGGTTTAGTTCAAGGACGTTTAATTGGTGGTTGTATGGAGGTACTTGAATTTGCAAAAGGAACAGAGCTTTGGCCAGGGGAGAACTATTGGGAAAATAGCATATTGTTCTTTGAAACATCTGAAGATAAACCACAACCAAGTTATCTAAGGTATTGGCTAAGAAACTATGCGATTCAAGGCATTTTAAATAAAACGAAGGGCATTATCTTTGGTAAACCACAAGATGAAAGCTACTATGAGGAATATAAAAAGGAAATTTTAACCGTTATGAAGGAATTCCATTTAGAGTCGTTACCGATTCTTTATAATGCGAGTTTTGGTCATACCGAACCAAAATTTATTTTACCGTTAGGCGCATTGGCAGAAATTAATTGCGATACAATTTCTTTTGCGGTTTTAGAAAGTGGCGTAGAGTAA
- a CDS encoding MerR family transcriptional regulator, whose product MAALYATGAFAEQLGISKASLQHYITILEKHGYEVRRNSRMHRQFSDEDFMVLRAFLMLNKHRGLKLKEAAQTVTNPEFEPAEILKHDIIPASYQLSQFEDLSNSMQLLATHVHGIEQQNMQLLTLIEEQRTQNELLLEQNQTLKQQFGVMMQHILDQANEPSTLHQRQLDRVEQQNSAIMSVLNKLNVTQQEFTAPSQLESEKQTKSVFGKLFK is encoded by the coding sequence ATGGCCGCACTATATGCGACTGGTGCATTTGCTGAACAACTCGGCATTAGTAAAGCATCACTACAACATTACATAACAATTTTAGAAAAGCACGGATATGAAGTTCGACGCAATAGTCGTATGCATCGCCAATTTTCAGACGAAGATTTTATGGTTTTACGTGCGTTTTTAATGTTAAATAAACATCGCGGTTTAAAATTAAAGGAAGCTGCGCAAACCGTAACGAATCCAGAATTCGAGCCAGCAGAAATATTAAAGCATGATATTATTCCAGCATCTTATCAATTATCACAATTTGAAGATTTATCAAATTCGATGCAACTTTTAGCAACACATGTGCACGGCATCGAGCAACAAAACATGCAGTTATTAACATTAATCGAAGAACAACGAACACAAAATGAGCTATTACTTGAGCAAAACCAAACGTTAAAACAACAGTTTGGCGTCATGATGCAACATATTTTGGATCAGGCAAATGAGCCAAGCACTCTACATCAACGTCAGCTCGACCGAGTCGAACAGCAAAACAGTGCGATTATGAGTGTATTAAATAAACTCAACGTTACGCAGCAAGAGTTCACTGCTCCGTCTCAATTAGAATCCGAAAAACAAACGAAAAGTGTGTTCGGAAAGTTGTTTAAATAA
- a CDS encoding MarR family winged helix-turn-helix transcriptional regulator — protein MTNYLENQLCFLLYVTSKEIIRQYTSLLKPYNLTYTGFITMLAIEEDEQLTVKDLGSRLYLDSGTLTPLLKKLEKKGYILRERSTQDERQMNVSLTALGHEIRKELPCVSEKIALDMEISQEQYEQIKGILKGFLKNEFH, from the coding sequence TTGACCAATTATTTAGAGAATCAATTATGCTTTTTACTATATGTGACCTCAAAAGAAATCATTCGACAATATACGTCATTACTTAAACCCTATAATTTAACGTATACAGGTTTTATAACAATGCTCGCCATCGAAGAAGATGAACAGCTTACAGTGAAAGATTTAGGCAGTCGGCTTTATTTAGATTCAGGCACACTGACACCGTTATTAAAAAAATTAGAGAAAAAAGGCTATATCCTGCGTGAACGTTCCACACAAGATGAGCGACAAATGAATGTATCATTGACAGCATTAGGTCATGAAATACGCAAAGAACTTCCCTGTGTATCTGAAAAAATCGCACTAGACATGGAAATATCGCAAGAACAATATGAGCAAATAAAAGGGATTCTAAAAGGTTTTTTAAAAAATGAATTCCACTAG
- a CDS encoding Ohr family peroxiredoxin — translation MKTLFTTKMINVGGRKGESYAEDNSLSLKIAPPGSNVAESTNPEQLFAAGYSACFNSALDILKRKEKIAGESTIAATVHLVEQAPFDYVLEVVLEGHIEGLSLEETQKLLELTHTVCPYSKATKGNIKVTIQAV, via the coding sequence ATGAAAACTTTATTTACAACAAAAATGATTAATGTTGGTGGTCGCAAAGGGGAATCTTATGCAGAAGATAATTCATTATCATTAAAAATTGCCCCACCAGGATCAAATGTTGCAGAGTCAACAAATCCTGAACAATTATTTGCAGCAGGATATAGTGCATGTTTTAATAGCGCATTAGATATTTTAAAACGTAAAGAAAAAATCGCAGGTGAATCGACAATTGCAGCTACAGTACATTTAGTAGAGCAGGCACCATTTGATTACGTACTAGAAGTAGTTCTAGAAGGTCATATTGAAGGTCTTTCACTAGAGGAAACACAAAAATTATTAGAATTAACACATACGGTTTGCCCTTACTCAAAAGCAACAAAAGGCAATATTAAAGTAACAATTCAAGCAGTATAA
- a CDS encoding glutathione peroxidase, whose translation MSIYNYLVKKPNGEILSMETYRDEVMLIVNTANHCQFTYQYEDLQKLYERYASKGFKVLSFPCNQFGEQNPEDGETSAKQCKLQYGVNYPVFEKVEVNGEQTHPLFKYLKHEVDCPEFVRETLQQKMMYNGILENYPDYLLGRNIRWNFTKFLVDRNGHVLQRFEPDSSFLDIEKAIESVL comes from the coding sequence ATGAGTATTTATAATTATTTAGTAAAAAAACCGAATGGTGAAATATTATCGATGGAAACCTATCGAGATGAAGTGATGCTAATCGTTAATACAGCAAACCATTGCCAATTTACATATCAATATGAGGATTTACAAAAGCTGTACGAACGATATGCATCAAAAGGGTTTAAGGTGCTGTCCTTCCCGTGTAACCAATTTGGGGAACAAAATCCTGAAGATGGCGAAACGTCTGCTAAGCAATGCAAGCTTCAATACGGTGTCAATTATCCAGTATTTGAAAAAGTAGAGGTCAATGGGGAACAGACACATCCATTATTCAAATACTTAAAGCACGAGGTAGATTGCCCAGAGTTTGTACGTGAAACACTGCAGCAAAAGATGATGTACAATGGCATACTGGAAAATTATCCGGATTATTTACTTGGTCGTAATATTCGTTGGAATTTTACGAAGTTTTTAGTTGATCGAAATGGTCATGTCCTTCAACGCTTTGAGCCCGATAGTTCGTTTTTAGATATAGAAAAGGCGATTGAATCGGTGTTATAA
- a CDS encoding methyl-accepting chemotaxis protein has product MKDSKKKYTSISLKLTIVMISILSLFGLVTMGLSYYIVKESNLKSMDQSLYDTGMILSRTIHMETLNSVLEQPSADNPNALLITKDMDAINNNSNIITNLYIITVDGENINAPVLSSSILDFGAEYNQDMIEMGLSPDFLAKIQDVFETKNATETEIYSDEFGSYKTGLTPILDEDGAMLGAYAIDYDVSMVTAKAMSEVLWILLVTVLFLIGSSIVVYSLLNKKLKPIHQLSQLSRKVAEGDLELEALPVKSKDELGLLTHDFNLMIENLKTVIKSATHVSSHVSNSAQVLSSHMDKTTDSYNKVSESMQEVASSADLQLQKAQEASITIEEMNTGIQRIAMTSNQISESSIIATEEAEKGHESTNKSVAQMNAISNAVNQSASSVKMLGAHSGKIEEIVGIITGIASQTNLLALNAAIEAARAGEAGNGFAVVADEVRKLAEQSEASAREISTLISHIQNDTNESVKIMVHAVEEVDNGLLLINDSEKSFGQILTSIHQVSGQIQELSATIEEMAAGMEEVTTSVQDMEHFSINSRNNTRTIADASVTQLDTVNRVSEEAQALTNLSAELMKVVSSFIVKS; this is encoded by the coding sequence ATGAAGGACAGTAAGAAAAAGTATACGTCAATTAGTTTGAAATTGACGATTGTTATGATAAGTATTTTATCTTTATTTGGATTGGTCACTATGGGCTTATCTTATTACATTGTGAAAGAAAGTAATTTAAAAAGTATGGATCAATCACTTTATGATACAGGGATGATTTTATCCCGAACTATACATATGGAGACATTGAATTCCGTATTAGAGCAGCCGAGCGCAGATAACCCGAATGCACTTCTTATTACGAAAGATATGGACGCAATCAATAATAATTCCAATATTATTACGAATCTCTATATCATTACCGTGGATGGAGAAAATATAAATGCTCCGGTTCTCTCATCAAGTATTCTGGACTTTGGTGCGGAATATAATCAAGACATGATTGAAATGGGTCTATCTCCAGATTTCCTCGCAAAAATCCAAGATGTTTTTGAAACAAAAAATGCCACCGAAACTGAAATATATAGCGATGAATTTGGTAGCTATAAAACAGGATTAACACCAATATTAGATGAGGACGGGGCAATGTTGGGTGCTTATGCGATTGATTATGATGTATCAATGGTAACTGCTAAAGCCATGTCAGAAGTATTATGGATACTACTGGTTACAGTTCTATTCTTAATCGGATCTTCAATCGTTGTTTATTCTCTTTTAAATAAGAAACTAAAGCCGATTCATCAACTTTCTCAACTCTCTAGAAAAGTAGCTGAAGGTGATTTAGAACTTGAGGCTTTACCTGTTAAATCAAAAGATGAGCTCGGATTGCTGACTCATGACTTTAATTTAATGATTGAAAATTTGAAAACAGTTATTAAAAGTGCTACTCATGTTTCTTCACATGTTTCAAATTCGGCACAAGTTTTATCATCACATATGGATAAAACAACGGATTCTTATAATAAAGTTTCTGAATCCATGCAAGAGGTTGCTAGCAGTGCAGATTTACAACTTCAAAAAGCACAAGAAGCTTCTATAACAATCGAAGAAATGAATACAGGTATCCAGCGCATTGCGATGACGTCAAATCAGATTTCAGAATCCTCTATTATTGCAACTGAGGAAGCAGAAAAAGGACATGAATCCACTAATAAATCAGTGGCGCAAATGAACGCGATTAGTAATGCGGTCAACCAATCGGCATCATCGGTAAAAATGTTGGGCGCACATTCAGGTAAAATTGAAGAAATCGTCGGTATTATTACAGGCATTGCTTCACAAACAAATTTACTCGCATTAAATGCCGCCATTGAGGCTGCTCGTGCAGGTGAAGCAGGAAATGGGTTTGCTGTAGTCGCAGATGAGGTGCGCAAGCTTGCAGAACAATCAGAGGCATCAGCGAGAGAAATTTCTACACTCATATCTCATATTCAAAATGATACAAATGAATCTGTAAAAATAATGGTTCATGCTGTAGAGGAAGTAGATAATGGCCTGCTTCTGATTAATGATTCTGAGAAGTCCTTTGGGCAAATTTTAACTTCAATTCATCAAGTTTCAGGTCAGATTCAAGAACTGTCAGCGACAATTGAAGAAATGGCTGCAGGTATGGAAGAAGTAACAACATCCGTTCAGGATATGGAACACTTCTCTATCAATTCTAGAAATAATACAAGAACGATTGCCGATGCATCTGTTACTCAGTTAGATACAGTAAATCGAGTTTCGGAGGAAGCACAAGCATTAACTAATTTATCAGCTGAATTAATGAAAGTGGTTAGTTCATTTATAGTGAAATCATAA
- a CDS encoding non-ribosomal peptide synthetase, with the protein MTPDYNLKSNEKHLLPIDRTQLLTNEEKQLYLALNQTKASYEKEKTIPEMFYQSAAQFAERIALSFDGGVMTYRQLNERSNQIAHMLIENGLQKGDYVAILMERSKETILSLLGILKAGGVYVPIDPSYPKERCHYQLNDTSAPFILTKKEHTHLLDDLPLIDSNSRNVLILDGTETTFFKENINAHVASTDLAYIIYTSGSTGKPKGTMLRHDAVINLITEHQRIYQSTEQDVYSQFISYSFDPSITETFTAFFSGARLHMLTSIERVSIEAFADMIKREKVTAATVPNAFFTQLATHLPREYKNSLKSLKYLSVGGEALMPAILQKWQEKFGIHTEIVNVYGPTECTVLSSYYKVDKEVKDSQSSIPIGKPIANYEMYIVNTDGQLCPPNVIGELCIAGIGLADGYLNQPKITTEVFVPHLFSDDPKKRMYRTGDLVRLLPSGVIEFVGRKDSQIKVRGFRIELGEIEAVLSNHPSIQETVILAKKKADGNNSLFAFYTVTGGTQLKQDEIRGYLASNLPEYMVPERLIEMQEMPLSATGKIDRKQLAEIDVAVSFTSHYDAPENDIQLMLANAWEHVLGITRVGIHDNFFHSGGHSLKVLEILVQVKKHVPFLKIQDFFQYQTIAELDTYISNYQPEHNDTTKRTTDYVLKDLMEPNALPVDPTTKPLPMNTVLLTGATGYLGSHVLYELLNKTNVHVYCLIRQNSHGTLDEKLKESMQYYFGDAIVPIIDKQVTVIQGDLGKKALNLLVEDEHKLIEEIDAIIHCGADVRHFGAANHFHDVNIEGTRYLLELAKRKAGIHFHHVSTIGIPEELAASQWGHAQEYGDFDYDVTLENVYNQSKLKAENIVRNAGMEQIPVTIYRVGNLTCHSETGKFQRNMDDNAFYRMIKSMLYLGKTPEANWYVDFTPINYASQALVALARQPQSNGHIFHVCNPVPLRYLDFIEDIKEIGYELEIVSAEEYEKWLLHGDHPKELQDYLTLAIAQLEGDGASDSPFIFNSNKTQEFLKNTDVICAEPNPDFLWTMIKYGIEMGYFPKPKLVGVR; encoded by the coding sequence ATGACACCAGATTATAATTTGAAAAGTAATGAAAAACATCTATTACCGATCGATCGAACGCAACTGTTGACGAATGAGGAGAAACAATTATATCTAGCGTTAAATCAGACGAAAGCATCTTATGAAAAAGAGAAAACTATACCGGAGATGTTTTATCAATCTGCAGCACAGTTTGCTGAAAGAATTGCATTGTCTTTCGATGGTGGGGTCATGACTTATCGTCAACTAAATGAACGTTCGAATCAAATTGCACATATGTTAATCGAAAATGGACTACAAAAAGGGGATTATGTTGCCATTCTCATGGAACGTAGCAAGGAGACGATACTCAGTCTGTTAGGCATTCTGAAGGCGGGAGGGGTATATGTTCCGATTGATCCAAGTTATCCAAAAGAACGCTGTCATTACCAGTTAAATGATACAAGTGCTCCGTTTATCTTGACGAAAAAAGAACATACTCATTTACTTGATGATTTACCACTTATCGATTCTAACTCCCGCAATGTGTTGATATTAGACGGCACGGAAACAACGTTTTTTAAAGAAAATATCAATGCCCATGTCGCATCAACCGATCTAGCTTATATCATTTATACATCAGGATCAACGGGCAAGCCGAAAGGAACGATGCTCAGACATGATGCAGTTATCAACTTAATAACAGAGCATCAAAGAATTTATCAATCCACTGAGCAGGATGTCTATTCTCAATTTATCTCCTATAGTTTTGATCCTTCAATCACTGAAACGTTCACTGCTTTTTTCTCCGGTGCTAGATTACATATGCTAACAAGTATAGAACGCGTATCTATCGAGGCTTTTGCTGATATGATCAAGCGTGAAAAAGTTACAGCGGCAACAGTACCAAATGCTTTCTTTACACAGTTAGCTACTCATCTTCCAAGGGAGTATAAGAATTCATTGAAATCGTTAAAATACTTGTCTGTTGGCGGAGAAGCGTTAATGCCTGCTATTTTACAAAAGTGGCAAGAAAAGTTCGGAATACATACGGAAATTGTGAATGTATATGGACCGACAGAATGTACAGTATTGTCTTCCTATTACAAAGTGGACAAAGAAGTAAAAGACAGTCAATCAAGTATTCCAATTGGCAAACCGATTGCAAATTACGAAATGTATATTGTGAATACAGATGGTCAGCTTTGTCCACCCAATGTAATAGGAGAATTATGTATTGCAGGAATCGGCTTAGCTGATGGCTATTTAAACCAGCCTAAAATTACGACGGAAGTATTTGTCCCTCATTTATTTTCAGATGATCCTAAAAAACGGATGTATCGAACAGGAGATTTAGTGCGTCTATTACCAAGCGGAGTAATTGAATTTGTGGGTCGCAAAGATTCTCAAATCAAGGTGAGAGGATTTCGAATCGAGCTAGGGGAAATTGAAGCCGTGTTAAGTAATCACCCGAGTATACAAGAAACAGTGATTCTCGCGAAGAAAAAGGCAGATGGAAATAACAGCTTATTTGCTTTTTATACAGTAACAGGTGGTACACAACTAAAACAAGATGAAATCAGGGGGTATTTAGCAAGCAATCTACCAGAATATATGGTACCGGAGCGCTTGATTGAAATGCAAGAAATGCCATTGTCCGCCACTGGTAAAATAGACCGAAAACAGTTAGCTGAAATAGATGTAGCAGTCTCTTTCACAAGTCATTATGATGCGCCCGAAAATGATATACAGCTTATGTTAGCTAATGCTTGGGAACATGTACTTGGTATTACGCGTGTCGGAATTCATGATAATTTCTTTCATAGTGGTGGACATTCGCTCAAAGTACTGGAGATTCTTGTCCAAGTAAAAAAGCATGTGCCATTTTTAAAAATACAAGACTTTTTCCAATACCAAACCATTGCAGAACTAGATACGTATATAAGTAATTATCAGCCTGAGCATAATGATACGACTAAACGAACAACTGACTATGTATTGAAGGATTTAATGGAACCAAATGCTCTACCAGTCGATCCAACCACAAAACCTTTGCCAATGAACACGGTGCTATTAACTGGGGCAACAGGCTACTTAGGAAGTCATGTATTATATGAACTCTTGAATAAAACGAATGTACATGTATACTGTTTAATCAGACAAAATTCACACGGAACACTGGATGAAAAATTGAAAGAAAGTATGCAGTATTATTTTGGTGATGCCATTGTCCCAATAATAGATAAGCAGGTCACGGTTATACAAGGTGATTTGGGTAAAAAAGCGCTAAATTTATTAGTTGAAGACGAGCACAAACTTATTGAAGAAATCGATGCGATTATTCATTGTGGTGCCGATGTACGACATTTCGGCGCAGCTAATCATTTTCATGATGTCAATATTGAAGGAACTCGGTATTTACTTGAGCTGGCGAAACGTAAAGCCGGTATTCATTTTCATCACGTTTCAACAATTGGCATTCCTGAAGAACTTGCTGCAAGTCAATGGGGACATGCCCAAGAGTATGGTGATTTTGATTATGATGTTACGCTGGAAAATGTTTATAACCAAAGTAAGCTAAAGGCTGAAAATATTGTGAGAAATGCTGGGATGGAACAGATACCGGTAACAATTTATCGAGTGGGAAATTTAACTTGTCATTCTGAAACAGGGAAATTCCAACGTAATATGGATGATAATGCTTTTTATCGCATGATTAAATCAATGCTATATTTAGGCAAAACACCAGAAGCAAACTGGTATGTTGATTTTACACCGATTAATTATGCAAGCCAGGCGCTTGTTGCATTAGCTCGCCAACCACAATCAAACGGGCATATTTTCCATGTGTGTAACCCTGTACCGCTGAGATATCTAGATTTTATTGAAGATATAAAAGAAATTGGCTATGAGTTAGAAATTGTATCGGCAGAAGAATATGAAAAATGGCTATTGCATGGGGATCATCCAAAAGAGTTACAAGATTATTTAACCTTAGCAATTGCTCAGCTTGAAGGCGATGGAGCAAGTGATTCACCGTTTATATTTAATAGTAATAAGACGCAGGAATTTCTAAAGAACACAGATGTCATATGCGCAGAGCCAAACCCCGATTTTCTCTGGACAATGATTAAATATGGAATTGAAATGGGCTATTTTCCAAAGCCAAAGCTAGTAGGCGTTAGGTGA